The Acidimicrobiales bacterium sequence GTGCCCCGCTCCTCATCGAGCAGGTCGCGGTCGAGCTGCGCGAGCTCCCGCCCGAGCCTCGGTTCCGCTGGCGAGCGGGCCTCCCCGGCTCCGAGGGCCCGGCGGTCGGCGGGATCCTGCGGATCTGCAGCTCGGACGGTGCCGTCGGGCTCGCGCCGACGCGCCGCGGGGCGCAGCTCGCCGAGCTCGTGGAGCGGCGGCTGCGGGACGAGCTCGTCGGCCAGGACGCGTGGCAGCGCGAGCTCCTCTGGCATCGTCTGTGGGAGCTCGACCGGCGGGAGCAGATCCCGAGCCACCTGTTCGGGCTCGTCGACGTCGCCCTCTGGGACCTCGCCGGCAAGGTGCTCGACGCGCCGGTCCACCGGCTCCTCGGCGCCTTCCGCGACGCCATCGCCGCGTGCGCCAGCACCGTGACCTACGACACCGACGAGGAGTACCTGAGCGTCGCCACCCAGGCCGTCGAGGCGGGTTACCGCGCCGTCAAGGTGCACGGCAGGGGAGACGCCCGCCTCGACGCGGCCCTGTGCGCCCGGCTGCGCTCGCGCCTCGGCGACGGCGTGCCGCTCATGTACGACGCGTCGGGGGCCTTCGACCTCCCCGACGCCGCCTACCTCGGGGCCGCGCTCGCCGACCTGGGGTTCGTCTGGCTGGAGGAGCCGATGCGCGAGCACAGCGTCACCGCCTACCGCCTCCTCGCCGAGCGCGTCCGGGTGCCGCTGCTCGTGGGCGAGACGTCGGCCGGCGCGCACCTCAACATCGCCGACTTCCTCGCGGCGCGGTGCGCGAGCTACGTGCGCACCGGCGCGACCTTGAAGGGCGGCGTG is a genomic window containing:
- a CDS encoding enolase C-terminal domain-like protein, which gives rise to MTAGAGRAPLLIEQVAVELRELPPEPRFRWRAGLPGSEGPAVGGILRICSSDGAVGLAPTRRGAQLAELVERRLRDELVGQDAWQRELLWHRLWELDRREQIPSHLFGLVDVALWDLAGKVLDAPVHRLLGAFRDAIAACASTVTYDTDEEYLSVATQAVEAGYRAVKVHGRGDARLDAALCARLRSRLGDGVPLMYDASGAFDLPDAAYLGAALADLGFVWLEEPMREHSVTAYRLLAERVRVPLLVGETSAGAHLNIADFLAARCASYVRTGATLKGGVTGAMRIAHLAQSYLVRAEVHQSGPVSRHLCMAIPNTTYYESRVIGPAIEREPGVGPDGLVRAPSLPGFGFEEFLD